A window from Zingiber officinale cultivar Zhangliang chromosome 7A, Zo_v1.1, whole genome shotgun sequence encodes these proteins:
- the LOC122000786 gene encoding sigma intracellular receptor 2-like has protein sequence MGLISVLIDAVVVVFSAVLTVTAPLFDAQTCLPKLLYPAPLVELKRWYAEEFGDYLVAEKPGFFTGLVWLEIAFLWPLSVANVYGIVARRPWATTTSLMAGVNVATTMAAIMGELLSSGKASDKLIRLYAPFMVFAFFAIIRGLLPRRIPASSSHAASGRNKKKRA, from the exons ATGGGGCTCATATCGGTGCTCATTGACGCCGTGGTGGTGGTCTTCTCCGCTGTGCTGACGGTGACGGCGCCATTGTTCGACGCGCAGACCTGCCTCCCTAAATTGCTCTACCCGGCGCCACTCGTGGAGCTGAAGCGGTGGTACGCCGAGGAGTTCGGCGACTATTTGGTAGCTGAGAAGCCTGGCTTTTTCACCGGACTCGTATGGCTGGAGATCGCCTTCCTCTGGCCCCTCTCCGTCGCCAATGTCTACGGCATCGTCGCTCGCCGCCCATGGGCTACCACCACCTCCCTCATGGCGGGCGTCAACGTCGCCACGACAATG GCTGCTATAATGGGAGAGTTGCTAAGTTCTGGGAAAGCATCAGATAAGTTGATTCGATTGTATGCTCCGTTCATGGTTTTTGCCTTCTTCGCAATCATACGAGGGCTGCTTCCTCGACGTATCCCTGCTTCTTCCTCTCATGCCGCTTCaggaaggaacaagaagaagagggcCTAA